The following proteins are co-located in the Campylobacter concisus genome:
- a CDS encoding molybdopterin oxidoreductase family protein, whose protein sequence is MEEIVKTTCPYCGTGCGIDLIVRNGRIVDAKPSKDHHVNDGELCLKGMFGWEFVNSPKRLSRPMMRKLNGVYDKHGELEEVSFEEVYDFLADKFKSTVEKYGPSSIMGFSSARSNNEDNYVFQKFFRAQGSNNVDHCARLUHAPTVAGLASTLGNGTMTNDLVEFATDTDVFLLIGTNTSECHPIIAMQMQRGLQRGAKMIVVDPKRTDMAKKADIFLQIPIGANIKTLNTMMHVIIAENLQDSEFIEKYSEGFEYLKEAVKDFTPERFERETGIKKELIIEAARMYAKAGAAAICYTMGITQFSDGTSNVFSLSNLAVLTGNLGKKGAGVNPLRGQNNVQGACDMGALPNVIPAGAVNSPYAQEQARKVWHFELNPVPGFKLTQAPDKMDSGELKVLYVYGENPVMSDPWTEHFVHAVHHLDCFIVQDLFFTESAHKADVVLPAAGWGEKDGTFINTSRRVQRTRKASEPVNGVEPDWKVVCNIANRMGLEGFDFASPEQIWNELRELMPKFFGGISYYRLGKLGGISWPCPDEEHPGTPVLYADHKSMLPGGKFRFAPVLYLDDKNERAKAEAEFRAKMNIPEGYPVGSGALSEVPDEVYPCLFTTGRKVYHYHTGTMTRECPALEYGAGIEGALIEVSPDIARERELEEGCYALVQNKRGQIAAKLRVNPDLKEGTIFTTFHYSEADGNELANAGDPDPLSGITPLKMTIANIRRLSEEEFIKFREQNEMSMHSANPYLSPVRA, encoded by the coding sequence ATGGAAGAGATCGTAAAGACCACCTGTCCATATTGCGGTACGGGCTGCGGCATCGATCTTATCGTGCGAAACGGTAGAATCGTAGACGCCAAACCTAGCAAAGACCACCACGTAAACGACGGCGAGCTTTGCTTAAAAGGAATGTTCGGATGGGAGTTCGTAAACTCTCCTAAACGCTTAAGCAGACCGATGATGAGAAAGCTAAACGGCGTCTACGACAAGCACGGCGAGCTTGAAGAAGTGAGTTTTGAGGAGGTTTATGATTTCCTTGCGGATAAATTTAAATCCACCGTTGAAAAATACGGCCCAAGCTCGATCATGGGCTTTAGCTCTGCGCGCTCAAATAACGAAGACAACTACGTCTTCCAGAAATTTTTCCGCGCCCAGGGTAGCAACAACGTCGATCACTGCGCCCGTCTTTGACACGCTCCTACAGTGGCAGGTCTTGCCAGCACGCTAGGAAACGGAACGATGACTAATGATTTGGTAGAATTTGCGACCGATACGGACGTATTTTTACTGATCGGCACAAACACGAGCGAGTGCCACCCGATCATCGCTATGCAGATGCAGCGCGGCCTTCAACGCGGTGCCAAGATGATCGTCGTAGATCCAAAGCGCACCGATATGGCTAAAAAAGCCGATATTTTCTTGCAAATCCCGATCGGAGCGAATATCAAAACGCTAAATACGATGATGCACGTAATAATCGCCGAAAATTTGCAAGATAGCGAATTTATCGAGAAGTACTCCGAGGGATTTGAATATCTAAAAGAAGCGGTTAAGGACTTTACGCCTGAGCGTTTCGAGCGCGAAACCGGTATAAAAAAAGAGCTCATCATAGAAGCAGCTAGGATGTATGCTAAAGCAGGCGCGGCGGCGATTTGCTACACGATGGGTATCACGCAGTTTAGCGACGGCACGTCAAACGTCTTTTCGCTATCAAATTTAGCCGTTTTAACTGGAAATTTAGGCAAAAAGGGCGCGGGCGTAAATCCTCTGCGCGGTCAAAACAACGTCCAGGGCGCATGCGACATGGGCGCGCTACCTAACGTCATCCCGGCAGGCGCGGTAAACAGCCCTTACGCGCAGGAGCAAGCACGCAAAGTATGGCACTTTGAGCTAAATCCGGTTCCTGGCTTTAAGCTAACTCAAGCGCCCGATAAAATGGATAGCGGCGAGCTAAAAGTACTCTACGTCTACGGCGAAAACCCCGTAATGAGCGATCCTTGGACCGAGCACTTCGTCCACGCCGTACATCACCTAGACTGCTTTATCGTGCAGGATCTTTTCTTTACCGAGAGCGCGCATAAGGCCGACGTGGTGCTACCTGCCGCGGGCTGGGGCGAAAAGGACGGAACCTTTATCAACACCTCTCGCCGCGTCCAACGCACTCGCAAAGCTAGCGAGCCCGTTAACGGCGTGGAGCCTGATTGGAAGGTCGTTTGCAACATCGCAAACCGCATGGGGCTAGAGGGGTTTGATTTTGCGAGCCCTGAGCAAATTTGGAACGAGCTAAGGGAGCTTATGCCTAAATTTTTCGGCGGTATCAGCTACTATAGGCTAGGCAAACTAGGCGGTATCAGCTGGCCGTGCCCCGACGAGGAGCATCCGGGTACGCCGGTGCTTTACGCAGATCACAAGTCCATGCTGCCTGGCGGTAAATTCCGCTTTGCGCCGGTGCTTTACTTAGACGATAAAAACGAACGCGCAAAGGCCGAGGCCGAATTTAGAGCCAAGATGAATATCCCGGAGGGCTACCCAGTCGGTAGCGGCGCGCTTAGCGAGGTGCCTGATGAGGTATATCCGTGCCTATTTACGACCGGACGCAAGGTCTATCACTACCACACCGGCACGATGACTAGAGAGTGTCCGGCCCTTGAATACGGCGCGGGCATCGAGGGCGCGCTCATCGAGGTAAGCCCCGATATCGCTCGCGAGAGGGAGCTAGAGGAGGGCTGCTACGCGCTCGTACAAAACAAACGCGGCCAGATCGCGGCCAAACTACGCGTAAATCCGGATCTAAAAGAAGGCACGATATTTACGACCTTCCACTACAGCGAGGCCGACGGTAACGAGCTAGCAAACGCCGGCGATCCCGATCCGCTCTCAGGCATCACGCCGCTAAAGATGACGATAGCAAACATCAGGCGTCTAAGCGAAGAGGAATTTATCAAATTTAGAGAGCAAAACGAGATGTCGATGCACTCGGCAAATCCGTATTTGTCGCCTGTTAGAGCGTAA
- a CDS encoding helix-turn-helix transcriptional regulator: protein MLNELYNDVEYKTLLEHISSQYKGKVVLDRKQTAGVLGIGVSTLDLRISQGRDIPRYIKMGDAKNSRIAFAITDIATYIFQKRVKTCS, encoded by the coding sequence ATGCTTAATGAACTATATAACGATGTAGAGTACAAAACGCTTCTTGAGCACATATCTAGCCAATATAAAGGAAAGGTAGTTCTAGACAGAAAGCAAACCGCAGGGGTTCTTGGCATCGGCGTATCTACTCTTGATCTTCGTATATCGCAGGGCAGAGATATTCCGCGTTATATAAAGATGGGAGATGCAAAGAATTCTCGCATAGCGTTTGCGATAACGGACATTGCGACTTATATTTTTCAAAAAAGGGTTAAAACATGCTCTTAA
- the mnmA gene encoding tRNA 2-thiouridine(34) synthase MnmA — MKIMVAMSGGVDSTMTAKFLQEAGHEVQGCYMMLHQKPGYHEENIRKVKKVGEYLGIKVHILDLQDKFNEFVYDPFVKLYKEGKTPNPCALCNKFIKLGALLDFAKANGCEKLATGHYVQVIDGFITCAKDPSKDQSYFLAQVPKEILKDVIFPLGDKFKKDIKELARSVKVLEEFATQAESSEICFVEDTYIEVLNKHYNTNLPGNVVDKDGKIIGRHQGYMHYTIGKRRGFEVFGAHEPHFVIKINADKNEIVVGTKDDLAQKVVELENVNLFIDKDKFECETKIRYRSPKLDAFVEVDKEDKTAKLTLSQNALGVAQGQLCVMYDGDKVIASGFIKG, encoded by the coding sequence ATGAAAATAATGGTCGCAATGAGCGGTGGTGTAGATAGCACTATGACGGCTAAATTTCTGCAAGAAGCTGGTCATGAAGTGCAAGGCTGCTATATGATGCTACATCAAAAGCCAGGATATCACGAAGAAAATATCAGAAAAGTGAAAAAAGTAGGCGAGTATCTTGGCATAAAGGTGCATATTTTGGATCTGCAGGATAAATTTAATGAGTTTGTCTATGATCCTTTTGTGAAGCTCTATAAAGAAGGCAAGACGCCAAATCCTTGTGCTTTGTGCAATAAATTTATAAAGCTTGGTGCGTTGCTTGATTTTGCAAAGGCAAATGGCTGTGAGAAGCTTGCTACTGGGCATTATGTGCAAGTTATTGATGGATTTATCACATGCGCAAAAGATCCTAGCAAGGATCAAAGCTACTTTTTAGCCCAAGTGCCAAAAGAGATATTAAAAGATGTTATTTTCCCGCTTGGGGATAAATTTAAAAAAGATATAAAAGAGCTTGCAAGAAGTGTAAAAGTGCTTGAAGAATTTGCTACGCAGGCAGAAAGTAGTGAAATTTGCTTTGTGGAAGATACCTATATCGAAGTTTTAAATAAGCATTACAATACAAATTTACCAGGAAACGTAGTTGATAAAGACGGTAAAATAATCGGCCGCCACCAAGGCTATATGCACTATACTATCGGTAAGCGCCGTGGTTTTGAAGTTTTTGGCGCCCATGAGCCACACTTTGTTATAAAGATAAATGCCGATAAAAACGAGATCGTTGTAGGAACAAAAGATGACCTGGCTCAAAAAGTAGTCGAGCTTGAAAACGTAAATTTGTTTATAGATAAAGATAAATTTGAATGCGAAACCAAGATAAGATATAGAAGCCCTAAACTTGATGCTTTTGTTGAGGTTGATAAAGAGGATAAAACAGCGAAACTAACGCTAAGTCAAAATGCACTTGGTGTGGCACAAGGCCAGCTTTGTGTTATGTATGATGGCGATAAGGTTATTGCAAGTGGATTTATAAAAGGCTAG
- a CDS encoding TIGR00730 family Rossman fold protein — protein MNELVSDLLNFPNVLKYKNKNVTFFGSARFDEENFYCKKAYELAYKLNELGYAILTGGGDGIMRAANKGAFDSAKSPSIALNVRLPFEQNTNPYVTAKYLFSNLSPRKFALTDRSVAFVVFPGGFGTLDELFEILVLAQVGSKKVKIFLFGSEFWQGLDEFIKNTLVSQKTIKKEDINLYKITDDLELIANEILTI, from the coding sequence ATGAATGAATTAGTTAGCGATCTTTTAAATTTTCCAAACGTCTTAAAATATAAAAATAAAAATGTTACCTTCTTTGGCTCGGCTAGATTCGATGAAGAAAATTTCTACTGCAAAAAGGCTTATGAACTAGCTTATAAGCTAAACGAGCTGGGATATGCCATCTTAACTGGTGGCGGAGACGGCATAATGAGAGCTGCGAACAAGGGCGCATTTGATAGTGCAAAATCGCCAAGCATAGCCTTAAATGTGAGACTTCCGTTTGAACAAAATACAAACCCTTACGTCACAGCAAAATATCTCTTTTCAAATTTAAGCCCAAGAAAATTTGCACTTACCGATCGTTCAGTCGCATTTGTCGTCTTTCCGGGTGGCTTTGGCACTCTTGATGAACTTTTTGAAATTTTAGTACTTGCACAAGTTGGTAGTAAAAAAGTAAAAATTTTTCTTTTTGGGAGTGAGTTTTGGCAAGGGCTTGATGAATTTATAAAAAATACGCTAGTTAGCCAAAAAACAATAAAAAAAGAAGATATAAATTTATACAAAATCACCGATGATTTAGAGCTTATCGCAAACGAAATTTTGACTATTTAA
- the fliY gene encoding flagellar motor switch protein FliY, with product MMNDFFNIFSNELKATIEGLTGRAPEVGERNEFDAPTQNGIKPPVVMANISLSGDINAKTEIVCTPVLISAISEWMMGEEEISKNENLGSDELDAAKEIFSNLFSAFSTSLGAQKGMPKINFEVINVNFLDENSSLDFSVYEKLFLFNVKIEDLSEHIGFACDHSLMKFFEPTKTEAPAAPASTPHVAKGDFSAEEMRNIGLIMDVRLPIRVRIGSKRMLLKDVLTMDIGSVIELNQLANDPLEILIGDKVIALGEVVIIDGNFGIQITQIGSKRERLQQLK from the coding sequence ATGATGAATGATTTTTTTAATATATTTTCTAATGAATTAAAAGCTACTATCGAAGGACTTACGGGCAGAGCTCCAGAGGTTGGCGAAAGAAATGAATTTGACGCACCAACACAAAATGGCATAAAACCGCCGGTAGTGATGGCCAATATCTCTTTAAGTGGCGATATCAATGCTAAAACAGAGATAGTATGTACTCCGGTTTTAATAAGTGCCATTAGCGAATGGATGATGGGCGAAGAGGAAATTTCAAAGAATGAAAATTTAGGCAGTGATGAGCTTGACGCCGCAAAAGAGATATTTTCAAACCTTTTTAGCGCCTTTAGTACATCTTTAGGTGCTCAAAAGGGCATGCCAAAGATAAATTTTGAAGTAATAAATGTAAATTTTTTAGATGAAAATTCTTCTCTTGATTTTAGTGTTTATGAAAAGCTATTTTTATTTAATGTCAAAATTGAAGACTTAAGCGAGCATATCGGTTTTGCTTGCGATCATTCGTTGATGAAATTTTTTGAGCCAACAAAGACCGAAGCACCAGCTGCACCAGCGAGCACTCCTCATGTAGCTAAGGGCGATTTTAGCGCTGAAGAGATGAGAAATATCGGGCTTATAATGGATGTTAGGCTGCCTATTCGTGTTCGTATTGGCTCAAAAAGAATGCTTTTAAAAGATGTGCTTACCATGGATATTGGCTCAGTTATTGAGCTAAATCAATTAGCAAACGATCCGCTTGAAATTTTGATCGGTGATAAGGTAATAGCTCTTGGTGAAGTTGTAATAATAGACGGAAACTTTGGCATCCAGATCACTCAGATAGGCTCAAAACGCGAGAGGCTTCAACAGTTAAAATAA
- the fliM gene encoding flagellar motor switch protein FliM: MADILSQEEIDALLEVVDEDGDTSNIEVEERSQGEQKQIIIYDFKRPNRVSKEQLRAIKGIHDKLARNLASQISSVMRSIVEIRLHSVDQMTYGEFLMSLPSPTSFNVFSIKPLDGNCVLEINPSIAFPMIDRLLGGTGENFEANRELTDIEVNLLDAVLRMIMQRLKESWSMITDMYPNVEAKESSPNVVQIVSQNEIVIMVVMEIIVGGSSGMINLCYPVIYLEPILSRLANRDIMLGETSAKKSRNKELKTLIGRAEILYEAILGKSIISVNEFLNLKEGDILRLDRGADDKAIVCIDKKEVFLAEVGLHRFRKSIRIEQLIRSDKDEIKNILEKYEEERKAKLMAYEANERKMEEEEDDEDDE; this comes from the coding sequence ATGGCTGATATTTTAAGTCAAGAAGAGATAGACGCGCTACTTGAAGTTGTTGATGAAGACGGCGATACGAGTAATATCGAGGTTGAAGAGAGATCGCAAGGCGAACAAAAACAGATTATTATTTATGATTTTAAGCGTCCAAACCGCGTTAGTAAAGAGCAACTCCGTGCGATAAAAGGCATCCATGATAAGCTTGCTAGAAATTTAGCTAGTCAAATTTCTAGTGTTATGAGAAGTATCGTCGAGATCAGACTTCACAGTGTTGATCAGATGACTTATGGCGAATTTTTGATGAGCTTGCCAAGTCCAACGAGCTTTAACGTCTTTTCTATAAAACCGCTTGATGGAAACTGTGTTTTGGAGATAAATCCAAGCATTGCCTTTCCGATGATAGATCGTTTGCTTGGCGGAACTGGTGAAAATTTTGAGGCAAATAGAGAACTAACCGACATTGAAGTAAATTTGCTTGATGCGGTGCTTAGAATGATCATGCAGCGTCTTAAAGAGAGCTGGTCGATGATAACTGATATGTACCCAAATGTGGAAGCCAAGGAGAGCAGTCCAAATGTCGTACAGATCGTCTCTCAAAATGAGATCGTCATCATGGTCGTTATGGAGATCATAGTTGGCGGATCAAGCGGTATGATAAATTTATGCTATCCAGTCATCTACCTTGAACCGATACTCTCACGTCTTGCAAACAGAGATATTATGCTTGGTGAAACGAGTGCAAAAAAAAGTAGAAACAAAGAGCTAAAAACACTTATCGGACGAGCAGAAATTTTATATGAAGCCATACTTGGCAAATCGATCATCAGCGTAAATGAGTTTTTAAATTTAAAAGAAGGCGATATTTTAAGGCTTGATAGAGGAGCTGATGATAAGGCGATCGTTTGTATCGATAAAAAAGAAGTTTTCTTGGCTGAAGTTGGGCTTCATAGATTTAGAAAATCTATAAGGATTGAGCAGCTAATACGCTCCGATAAAGATGAGATCAAAAATATCCTAGAAAAATACGAAGAAGAGAGAAAAGCAAAGTTAATGGCGTATGAAGCTAATGAGCGCAAAATGGAAGAAGAAGAGGACGATGAAGATGATGAATGA
- a CDS encoding RNA polymerase sigma factor FliA, with amino-acid sequence MHELKQKQLNAYKNTIKKEQDEIVLKYMPALRAMAFRLKERLPSSIDTNDLISIGVEEMIKLSRKYDKEQNDSFWGYGKKRIYGSMLDYLRTLDVVSRSDRKLVKSINSEIDNYFNEFEEEPSDEYLAEKLNEDIEKIREARGVSGIITILPIDEQMELIGQNDVEKSIEREDLILKIEEALKDFDERDQMLVQLYYYEELNLKEISQIMNISESRISQIHKRLLDRIRRSLGV; translated from the coding sequence ATGCACGAGTTAAAGCAAAAGCAGCTTAACGCTTATAAAAATACGATAAAAAAGGAACAAGACGAGATCGTCTTAAAATATATGCCAGCACTGCGTGCAATGGCGTTTAGGCTTAAAGAGAGGTTACCATCAAGCATAGATACAAATGACCTAATAAGCATTGGTGTTGAAGAGATGATAAAACTTAGCAGGAAGTATGACAAGGAGCAAAATGACTCTTTTTGGGGTTATGGCAAAAAGAGAATTTATGGCTCTATGCTTGATTATCTAAGGACGCTTGATGTTGTTAGCAGAAGCGATAGAAAGCTAGTAAAGAGCATAAATAGCGAGATAGATAACTATTTTAATGAATTTGAAGAAGAGCCAAGCGATGAGTATTTGGCCGAAAAGCTTAATGAAGACATCGAAAAAATAAGAGAGGCAAGAGGCGTTAGCGGTATTATCACTATTTTGCCAATAGACGAGCAAATGGAGCTAATTGGTCAAAATGATGTCGAGAAAAGCATTGAGAGAGAGGATCTCATTTTAAAAATAGAAGAAGCTTTAAAAGATTTTGACGAAAGAGATCAGATGTTGGTTCAGCTTTATTATTATGAAGAGCTAAATTTAAAAGAGATAAGCCAGATCATGAATATCAGCGAGAGTAGAATTTCACAAATTCATAAACGTTTGCTTGATCGTATCAGGCGTAGCTTGGGGGTTTAA
- a CDS encoding P-loop NTPase, whose protein sequence is MNNQAQKLQNLVQSQSKSKNTHFIAITSGKGGVGKSTISANLANVLSKNGYKVGLFDADIGLANLDVILNVKMGKNLLHVLKGECSLKDILIPINKNLILIPGESGDEILKFNNQFLFERFLDEASELDELDFLIIDTGAGIGGSTQLFLEAADEVVVVTVPDPAAITDAYAVIKIVSRFKNSELLLLNMVKNEAEATRIYENIKRVANANIGPSLNLELIGFVASDKNVSRSIKQRTLFTDDAAYAEPSTQIKQIASNLLYRLERKVLNDEQSRSFGGFFKRLIEQF, encoded by the coding sequence ATGAATAATCAAGCTCAAAAATTACAAAATTTAGTCCAGTCTCAAAGCAAGAGTAAAAATACACATTTTATTGCGATAACTAGCGGCAAAGGCGGTGTTGGTAAGAGTACGATAAGTGCAAATTTAGCAAATGTTTTATCAAAAAATGGCTACAAAGTAGGGCTATTTGACGCTGATATCGGCCTTGCAAACCTTGACGTCATCTTAAATGTAAAAATGGGTAAAAATTTACTTCACGTGCTAAAAGGCGAGTGCAGCCTAAAAGATATCTTGATACCTATAAATAAAAATTTGATACTCATTCCTGGCGAAAGCGGCGATGAAATTTTAAAATTTAACAATCAATTTTTATTTGAGAGGTTTTTAGACGAGGCGAGCGAGCTTGATGAGCTTGATTTTTTGATCATTGACACCGGAGCTGGCATAGGTGGTAGCACGCAGCTATTTTTAGAAGCAGCTGATGAGGTCGTGGTGGTAACTGTGCCTGATCCTGCAGCGATAACTGACGCATACGCTGTCATAAAGATCGTTTCAAGGTTTAAAAATAGTGAGCTTTTGCTTTTAAATATGGTAAAAAATGAAGCAGAAGCGACTAGAATTTATGAAAATATAAAGCGAGTGGCAAATGCAAATATCGGACCTAGCTTAAATTTAGAGCTTATAGGATTTGTGGCTTCTGATAAGAATGTTTCAAGAAGCATAAAACAAAGAACGCTTTTTACAGACGATGCTGCTTATGCTGAGCCTAGTACTCAGATAAAACAGATAGCTTCGAATTTGCTTTATAGGTTGGAACGAAAAGTGCTTAACGATGAGCAAAGCAGGAGCTTTGGGGGCTTCTTTAAGCGTTTGATAGAACAATTTTAA
- the flhF gene encoding flagellar biosynthesis protein FlhF, producing the protein MATKFHTFTGESTIEALKKAQETCGEKAILVTTKQIQAKTINKKPLYEILVSVEEGDVKQPTKPNTKAINYENAYSKFNKNYEPTKPKFEIKEEPAKFEAKTASPEPYDPNESVLLNISAAAKEISTIANVNIDDVKDKELSIPNGMNKKIDDVAKQVSALSEKIGLITDMIWDEKAPNRNNLSIPPEFASIYKLAKQSGMKDEHLEAIMQTTLENLPVSMKSNPTAVKRYFYSLLRNMLPCRKELSDKKQRIMMLVGPTGVGKTTTLAKLAARFAYGNEKRYKTGIITLDTYRIGAVEQLFQYAKMMKLPILDVIEIDDFQNAIKQLNYCDVILIDTTGNSQYDKEKLERLDKFLKHSGARIDVNLVLSAGSKVEDLIEIYNGFSFLEIDTLIITKFDETKIFGNVFSLIYETNTPVSYFSVGQEVPDDLVEAKSEFLVECVFDGFTKQKASDE; encoded by the coding sequence ATGGCTACAAAATTTCATACTTTTACAGGCGAGAGCACCATTGAGGCTTTGAAAAAGGCTCAAGAAACGTGCGGCGAAAAGGCCATATTAGTTACTACAAAACAAATTCAAGCCAAAACGATAAATAAAAAACCGCTTTATGAAATTTTAGTAAGTGTCGAAGAGGGCGACGTAAAGCAGCCAACAAAACCAAATACAAAAGCTATAAACTACGAAAATGCCTATTCTAAATTTAATAAAAACTATGAACCTACTAAGCCAAAATTTGAGATAAAAGAGGAGCCGGCTAAATTTGAGGCAAAGACAGCATCGCCCGAGCCTTACGATCCAAACGAGAGTGTGCTTTTAAATATCTCAGCTGCTGCAAAAGAGATAAGCACGATCGCAAATGTAAATATCGATGACGTCAAAGATAAAGAGTTGAGCATACCAAACGGCATGAATAAAAAAATAGACGATGTGGCAAAGCAAGTAAGCGCGCTAAGCGAGAAAATAGGGCTCATAACTGACATGATCTGGGACGAAAAAGCCCCAAATCGCAATAATCTCTCGATCCCGCCGGAGTTTGCTAGCATCTATAAGCTCGCAAAACAAAGTGGCATGAAAGATGAGCATTTAGAGGCTATCATGCAAACGACGCTTGAAAATTTGCCAGTTTCGATGAAGAGCAATCCAACCGCGGTAAAAAGATATTTCTACTCACTCTTACGCAATATGCTACCTTGTAGAAAAGAGCTAAGTGACAAAAAACAACGTATTATGATGCTAGTTGGCCCAACTGGAGTTGGTAAGACTACGACTCTTGCAAAGCTAGCTGCTCGTTTTGCATACGGCAATGAAAAACGCTATAAAACAGGTATCATCACGCTTGATACGTACCGTATCGGAGCGGTTGAGCAGTTATTTCAATACGCTAAAATGATGAAGCTGCCTATTCTCGATGTCATTGAGATAGATGACTTTCAAAATGCTATCAAACAGCTTAATTATTGTGATGTGATACTTATTGATACGACTGGAAATTCGCAGTATGACAAAGAAAAGCTTGAAAGGCTTGATAAATTTTTAAAGCATAGCGGCGCAAGGATCGATGTAAATTTGGTCCTTTCGGCTGGCTCAAAGGTTGAAGATCTAATAGAAATTTATAATGGATTTTCATTTTTAGAGATCGACACACTTATAATCACAAAATTTGATGAGACAAAAATTTTTGGCAACGTCTTTTCGCTGATATATGAGACAAACACGCCGGTTAGCTACTTTAGCGTGGGCCAAGAGGTGCCTGATGATCTTGTGGAGGCAAAGAGCGAATTTTTAGTAGAGTGCGTGTTTGATGGCTTTACAAAGCAAAAGGCTAGCGATGAATAA
- the folK gene encoding 2-amino-4-hydroxy-6-hydroxymethyldihydropteridine diphosphokinase, translated as MRLAGARKIVKSRFCPSFFHKRDEFKYEALVGMGGNIGDSAKRFDKFIRAISEDRRFHVVEVSPILINAAFGYEAQDDFSNAVINLQTSMNPRNLLKILGHYESKFKRVRTFKNAPRTLDLDILYFSKKVYKTPRLIVPHPGADKRLSVIVPLGLMRG; from the coding sequence ATGAGACTAGCTGGAGCAAGAAAGATCGTAAAAAGCCGTTTTTGCCCCAGTTTTTTTCATAAAAGAGATGAGTTTAAGTATGAGGCGCTAGTTGGCATGGGTGGCAACATCGGCGATAGCGCAAAGAGGTTTGATAAATTTATAAGAGCGATTAGTGAAGATAGGCGTTTTCACGTGGTTGAAGTCTCGCCGATCCTTATAAATGCGGCGTTTGGCTACGAAGCGCAGGATGATTTTAGTAACGCTGTTATAAATTTACAAACATCTATGAACCCTAGAAATTTGCTAAAAATTTTAGGGCACTATGAGAGTAAATTTAAGCGCGTGAGGACGTTTAAAAATGCGCCACGCACGCTTGATCTGGATATTTTGTATTTTAGTAAAAAAGTCTATAAGACGCCGCGCCTTATCGTCCCGCACCCAGGAGCTGATAAGAGGCTTAGCGTGATCGTGCCACTAGGGCTTATGAGAGGTTAA
- a CDS encoding M24 family metallopeptidase yields the protein MNFILKDENAVFYECGYSCDNEFLLCLDGVKYFFTDARYYFEAKSCVNAGVVVLLAQRNLISEVRAFLRKTKPSSLVFNPDELSLSEFNALSKGFKINFKPKANFSRLKRICKSEDEIKILKKASKFGAKCFDEFAKFVRENGEGMSEKELHFNASLIFRQKNELGLSFDPIVAINENAAKAHALPGDKILKKGDLLLLDAGVKFKRYCSDRTRTACFDENFNFSKEQKFKNAKMQEIYEIVKEAQAAAIKVARAGVMACEIDLAARNVIAKAGYEKAFFHSTGHGVGVDIHELPVISARSETLIKEGMVFSVEPGIYLENEFGVRIEDVVVARESGCEIL from the coding sequence ATGAATTTCATCTTAAAGGACGAAAATGCCGTATTTTACGAGTGCGGCTACAGCTGCGACAATGAATTTTTGCTATGTCTTGATGGCGTGAAATACTTTTTTACGGATGCGAGGTATTATTTTGAAGCAAAAAGCTGCGTAAATGCAGGCGTGGTCGTTCTTTTAGCGCAGAGAAATTTAATAAGCGAGGTTAGGGCATTTTTAAGAAAGACGAAGCCAAGCAGCCTCGTTTTTAACCCTGATGAGCTAAGCCTAAGCGAGTTTAACGCGCTTAGCAAGGGCTTTAAGATAAATTTCAAACCAAAGGCAAATTTTTCTAGGCTAAAGAGAATTTGTAAAAGCGAAGATGAGATAAAAATTTTAAAAAAAGCTAGCAAATTTGGAGCAAAATGCTTTGATGAATTTGCTAAATTTGTGCGTGAAAATGGCGAAGGGATGAGCGAAAAAGAGCTTCATTTTAACGCCTCGCTCATCTTTAGGCAAAAAAACGAGCTAGGTCTTAGCTTTGATCCGATCGTAGCGATAAACGAAAATGCCGCAAAAGCACATGCGCTGCCTGGGGATAAAATTTTAAAAAAGGGCGATTTGCTGCTACTTGACGCTGGGGTTAAATTTAAGCGTTACTGCTCTGATCGCACTAGAACTGCTTGCTTTGATGAAAATTTTAACTTCTCAAAGGAGCAGAAATTTAAAAATGCCAAAATGCAAGAAATTTATGAGATCGTAAAAGAGGCTCAGGCTGCTGCGATAAAGGTCGCAAGAGCTGGCGTTATGGCGTGCGAGATAGACCTTGCAGCAAGGAACGTGATAGCAAAGGCTGGATATGAAAAAGCCTTTTTTCACTCGACAGGGCACGGCGTAGGTGTCGATATACACGAGCTTCCAGTCATCTCAGCAAGGAGCGAAACACTCATAAAAGAGGGTATGGTCTTTAGCGTGGAGCCTGGAATTTATCTAGAAAATGAATTTGGTGTGCGCATCGAGGACGTGGTGGTCGCAAGAGAAAGTGGGTGCGAAATTTTATGA